In Oryza brachyantha chromosome 2, ObraRS2, whole genome shotgun sequence, a single window of DNA contains:
- the LOC102711225 gene encoding kinesin-like protein KIN-7C — MGAIGGDEVVQWDKMGAPEAVNGSFGGAGKMDRIQVLVRLRPLSEKEVARGEPAEWECINDSTVMFRSTFPDRPTAPTAYTFDRVFHSDCSTKEVYEQGVKEVALSVVSGINSSIFAYGQTSSGKTYTMTGVTEYTVADIYDYINKHEERAFVLKFSATEIYNEVIRDLLSAENTPLRLWDDAEKGTYVENLTEVVLRDWNHLKGLISVCEAQRRTGETFLNEKSSRSHQILRLTVESSAREFLGKDKSTTLVASANFVDLAGSERASQALSAGTRLKEGCHINRSLLALGTVIRKLSMGSNAHIPYRDSKLTRMLQPSLGGNARTAIICTLSPATSHIEQSRNTLLFGSCAKEVVTNAQVNVVMSDKALVKHLQKEVARLESELRHPVQSSSLETLLKEKDNQIRKMEKEIKELKSQRDLAQSRLQDLLQSVGDHDPKRQVQGKHSIRSPPSIGMPQSASRDDSSQVSHDDSDLYKEVRCIESNRTGGNEQLDLSAGESSSPQNSNRNSGLHGNDSNASVNSRRSRPLGIGEAPITLEEHLENIRRPFVSLAKDLGSSTRNSSNSRVLGRSRSCRSLTGSTMFDDMEMDNCTPLNRSLVDFPGRPVESHRRGSALNYDAESEILSKAGSMTNGSVACETEFAGIGEFVAELKEMAQVHYQNANGKSIGLDPIEGALQSPSRWPLEFEKKQQEIIELWQACSISLVHRTYFFLLFKGETADSIYMEVELRRLSFLRDTYSRGSTPSNVIVGSLSTSPVASAKKLQREREMLARQMQKRLSTEEREHTYTKWGVSLDSKKRKLQVARRLWTQTKDLEHVRESASLVAKLIGLQEPGQVLREMFGLSFAPQQQPTRRSSNGWRYGIPSFV; from the exons ATGGGGGCAATTGGAGGCGACGAGGTGGTGCAGTGGGATAAGATGGGTGCACCTGAGGCAGTCAATGGAAGCTTTGGAGGCGCGGGAAAGATGGATAGGATACAGGTATTGGTGAGGCTGAGGCCATTGAGCGAGAAGGAGGTCGCTAGGGGGGAACCAGCAGAGTGGGAGTGCATCAATGACAGCACTGTCATGTTCCGGAGCACTTTCCCCGATCGACCAACGGCGCCAACTGCATACACGTTTG ATAGAGTATTTCACTCTGACTGCAGTACCAAAGAAGTCTACGAGCAAGGGGTTAAGGAAGTTGCCCTCTCTGTAGTTAGTGGCATTAACT CAAGTATTTTTGCATATGGACAAACAAGCAGTGGAAAGACATACACTATGACTGGAGTAACAGAGTATACAGTAGcagatatatatgattatattaaTAAG cATGAAGAGAGAGCCTTTGTGTTGAAATTCTCTGCGACTGAAATATATAATGAAGTTATAAGGGATCTTCTTAGTGCGGAAAATACTCCTCTTAGACTCTGGGATGATGCAGAG AAGGGCACCTATGTAGAGAACCTCACAGAGGTTGTATTAAGGGATTGGAACCATCTCAAGGGACTTATTTCTGTGTGTGAAG CTCAAAGGAGGACAGGGGAGACCTTCTTAAATGAAAAAAGTTCTAGATCCCATCAGATACTTAGATTG ACAGTAGAAAGCTCTGCTCGTGAGTTCTTAGGAAAGGACAAGTCAACTACACTCGTGGCTAGTGCG AATTTTGTTGATCTGGCTGGAAGTGAGCGTGCATCTCAGGCATTGTCAGCTGGCACAAGACTGAAAGAAGGTTGTCACATTAATAGAAGTTTGCTTGCCCTTGGCACTGTCATTAGAAAACTGAG CATGGGAAGTAATGCACACATACCGTATAGAGACTCGAAGCTTACACGCATGCTGCAGCCATCTTTGGGAGGCAACGCAAGAACTGCAATTATTTGTACGCTGAGCCCTGCCACAAGCCACATTGAGCAATCGAGAAATACTCTGCTATTCGGGAGCTGTGCAAAAGAAGTAGTTACAAATGCTCAGGTTAATGTGGTCATGTCTGATAAAGCACTGGTCAAGCACTTGCAAAAGGAAGTTGCTAGACTGGAGAGTGAGTTGCGGCATCCAGTTCAGAGTTCCAGTCTTGAAACATTATTGAAGGAAAAAGACAACCAAATCAGAAAA ATGGAGAAAGAGATAAAGGAACTGAAGTCACAACGTGATTTGGCTCAATCCAGGTTGCAAGACTTGTTGCAATCTGTTGGGGATCATGACCCAAAACGTCAG GTCCAAGGGAAGCATTCAATCAGAAGCCCTCCATCTATTGGAATGCCTCAGAGTGCCAGCAGAGATGATAGTTCTCAGGTTTCTCATGATGATTCAGATCTTTACAAGGAAGTGAGATGTATTGAAAGCAATAGGACAGGAGGAAATGAACAGTTGGACTTGTCAGCTGGTGAAAGTAGTAGCCCACAAAATTCAAATAGGAATTCTGGTTTGCATGGAAATGATTCAAATGCATCAGTGAATTCTAGGCGTTCAAGGCCCCTTGGTATTGGTGAAGCTCCTATTACCTTGGAGGAACACTTAGAGAATATTAGAAGGCCTTTTGTCAGTCTCGCGAAAGATCTAGGATCTTCTACACGTAACTCATCGAACTCAAGAGTGCTTGGTAGAAGCAGGAGCTGTAGATCACTGACAGGTTCTACAATGTTTGACGATATGGAGATGGATAATTGCACTCCACTAAACAGAAGTTTGGTAGACTTCCCAGGAAGACCTGTAGAATCTCATAGAAGAGGATCTGCACTGAACTATGATGCAGAGAGTGAAATACTATCAAAGGCAGGATCCATGACAAATGGCTCTGTTGCATGTGAGACAGAATTTGCTGGTATCGGTGAATTTGTCGCTGAACTTAAAGAGATGGCCCAGGTTCATTATCAG AATGCAAATGGAAAGAGCATCGGATTGGACCCGATTGAGGGTGCTTTGCAGTCACCTTCTCGATGGCCATTGGAATTCGAGAAGAAGCAACAAGAGATCATCGAACTTTGGCAAGCTTGCAGCATTTCCTTGGTCCACAGGACATACTTCTTCTTGCTATTCAAGGGAGAAACAGCTGACTCGATCTACATGGAAGTGGAGCTTCGAAGGCTATCATTCCTTAGAGATACATACTCAAGGGGGAGCACACCTAGCAATGTGATAGTAGGCAGCCTGAGTACTTCTCCCGTTGCGAG TGCGAAGAAGCTGCAGCGTGAGAGGGAGATGCTTGCCAGGCAGATGCAGAAGCGGCTGTCGACGGAGGAGAGGGAGCACACGTACACCAAATGGGGTGTGTCGCTGGACTCGAAGAAGAGGAAACTGCAGGTCGCTCGCCGCCTCTGGACCCAGACCAAAGACCTGGAGCATGTCAGGGAGAGCGCTTCCCTGGTCGCCAAGCTGATCGGGCTCCAGGAGCCAGGCCAGGTTCTCAGGGAGATGTTCGGTCTCAGCTTcgcgccgcagcagcagccgacCCGGCGATCCTCCAACGGCTGGAGATACGGGATCCCGTCGTTCGTCTGA